A single genomic interval of Arachis duranensis cultivar V14167 chromosome 7, aradu.V14167.gnm2.J7QH, whole genome shotgun sequence harbors:
- the LOC107458767 gene encoding uncharacterized protein LOC107458767: MSAQLANLTDMISKMSMSLSNNTNQSSSSSNLPSQPQPNPKGGLNAITLQSGTTLEEIPPRVLEDIHEEEVIIEAPHKKGEVDKRHKEEEVNLKEPKRKALVDESIPIPFPSMVKKAKKTPEFDLNMLQVFEKVEVTIPLLDAIQQIPKYAKFLKDLCPHKDRIGELETLSLGSSISSLMEPIPKKCGDPRPCLVSCCIGGRTFHDCMCDLGACVSIMPLSTFVRLNLAPLKKSMARFALADKSVITVTGIAENVLVVIKDLIFPVDFYILEMPSTKNRSSSSVLLGRPFLKTAKFKLDAFTGTYSFEVGDKTIKFNLEEAMKHPPEEYSILRCDVIDEVVAEVQEDDHNKLCYHIIEETDDQEVEHEKVVENELRELDKKEPQFEAKSELKPLPSHLKYAFLEDNQKFSVIIAVSFLVKKKKSS; the protein is encoded by the coding sequence ATGAGTGCTCAATTGGCCAATCTTACCGACATGATTTCGAAGATGTCCATGTCCCTCTCCAACAACACCAACCAATCCTCAAGTTCTTCTAACCTTCCATCCCAACCCCAACCAAACCCAAAGGGCGGTctcaatgccatcaccctacAGTCGGGAACCACATTGGAGGAGATACCTCCAAGGGTCTTGGAGGACATTCATGAGGAAGAAGTAATTATTGAAGCTCCACATAAAAAAGGGGAGGTAGACAAAAGGCAtaaggaagaagaagtgaacCTCAAGGAACCCAAGAGGAAAGCTCTAGTGGATGAGTCCATCCCTATTCCATTCCCTTCCATggtgaagaaagcaaagaagacaccGGAATTTGATTTGAACATGCTTCAAGTATTCGAgaaggttgaggtaaccataCCACTTCTTGATGCTATTCAACAAATTCCAAAGTATGCAAAATTCTTGAAAGACTTATGCCCACACAAGGATAGGATAGGAGAATTGGAGACATTATCCTTGGGTAGTTCAATTTCTTCCTTGATGGAACCTATTCCAAAGAAATGTGGTGACCCTAGGCCTTGTTTGGTGTCTTGTTGTATTGGTGGACGCACTTTTCATGATTGTatgtgtgatcttggagcttGTGTAAGCATCATGCCACTTTCTACCTTTGTGCGGTTGAATTTAGCTCCATTAAAGAAGTCGATGGCGAGGTTTGCCTTGGCCGATAAAAGTGTGATCACGGTAACAGGAATAGCCGAAAATGTACTTGTGGTGATCAAGGATTTGATCTTTCCAGTTGACTTTTACATCCTTGAAATGCCTTCAACAAAAAATAGAAGCTCATCCTCCGTTctacttggtagacccttcctTAAGACCGCTAAATTCAAGTTAGATGCCTTCACTGGCACATATTCCTTTGAGGTTGGAGACAAGACTATCAAGTTCAATTtagaagaagccatgaagcatCCTCCCGAAGAGTATTCCATTCTCCGATGTGATGTAATTGATGAAGTGGTAGCGGAAGTGCAAGAAGACGACCATAACAAGTTGTGCTACCACATTATTGAAGAGACGGATGACCAAGAGGTTGAACATGAGAAAGTTGTTGAGAATGAACTCCGTGAGCTTGACAAAAAGGAACCTCAGTTTGAGGCAAAGAGCGAATTGAAGCCTCTCCCATCTCATTTGAAGTATGCTTTCTTAGAGGACAACCAAAAGTTTTCGGTCATTATCGCTGTGAGCTTtctagtgaagaagaagaaaagctccTAG
- the LOC107458766 gene encoding uncharacterized protein LOC107458766, which translates to MPWVSFLRYLDRAERRFVDWYVIAGNPGAILRDGLHEYFFMARRNAGMDLLTRAVAQGSVEASYVYSMLLLCNHHGGDNVRRAVDMFEVILTSGNVHMCREIFTDILAESWVGVTPPDPGQPVTCRSSMCSTRGIVGDSHDVSGVSCVRCLADLEVYEFLGMFR; encoded by the coding sequence ATGCCGTGGGTTTCCTTTCTAAGGTACCTGGACCGGGCGGAGAGACGGTTTGTAGATTGGTACGTCATTGCAGGAAATCCTGGCGCAATTCTCAGGGACGGGCTGCACGAGTATTTCTTCATGGCTAGACGTAACGCCGGAATGGATCTACTTACTAGGGCTGTAGCGCAGGGCAGCGTGGAGGCCAGCTACGTATATTCCATGCTGCTACTGTGTAACCACCATGGCGGCGACAATGTGAGACGCGCCGTCGATATGTTTGAAGTTATCCTTACATCTGGGAATGTCCACATGTGCAGGGAGATCTTCACGGACATCCTTGCAGAGAGTTGGGTTGGCGTCACACCTCCAGACCCTGGGCAACCCGTGACCTGTCGATCCTCCATGTGCTCTACACGTGGCATCGTGGGTGATTCTCACGACGTCTCGGGTGTATCGTGTGTCCGGTGCCTGGCCGATCTCGAGGTCTACGAGTTCCTGGGTATGTTTCGGTGA